From a single Azospirillum fermentarium genomic region:
- a CDS encoding class I SAM-dependent methyltransferase, producing the protein MHPREIERWLNPDWRARLLAWWEGYDLSTLQKQARVARQGMSDRRFSLRQGGVGTHADAVAASTAAAGAGAVAAGPPMTPEEAEEKGLEGLQLDRRGWPVWSVERVRGAQMLWGEGFTAPGDAHWMVDAVRPFGLNPSKSVLDLAAGLGGVARAIVNAFDTWVTGLEPSPLLARMAMRRSQIQGMDRKAPVIHYDPEHFRPAGSYDLVLADRIMHRVRDKDFFLDNVADCLKPKGSALFMDYVIEGTPDSWDSWNAWKEEEPTDLFPWTTKRMTDELTQRNLDVRIGEDLTQIHRAQVLERVRQLSERIEHMPPDGRLFAGLARELALWWARLQVLGRGLSFYRFVALKPA; encoded by the coding sequence GTGCATCCGCGTGAGATCGAGCGGTGGCTGAACCCCGACTGGCGGGCGAGGCTGCTGGCATGGTGGGAAGGCTACGACCTGTCCACCCTGCAAAAACAGGCGCGCGTGGCCCGGCAGGGCATGAGCGACCGCCGTTTCAGCCTGCGCCAGGGTGGTGTCGGCACGCACGCCGACGCCGTGGCGGCCAGCACCGCCGCCGCGGGCGCCGGGGCTGTGGCCGCCGGCCCGCCCATGACCCCGGAAGAGGCGGAGGAAAAGGGGCTGGAAGGGCTGCAGCTCGACCGCCGCGGCTGGCCCGTCTGGTCGGTGGAGCGCGTGCGCGGCGCCCAGATGCTGTGGGGGGAGGGGTTCACCGCCCCCGGCGATGCCCATTGGATGGTCGATGCCGTGCGCCCCTTCGGCCTCAACCCGTCGAAATCGGTGCTGGATCTGGCCGCCGGGCTGGGCGGGGTGGCGCGGGCCATCGTCAACGCCTTCGACACCTGGGTCACCGGGCTGGAGCCGTCGCCGCTGCTGGCCCGCATGGCCATGCGCCGGTCCCAGATCCAGGGCATGGACCGCAAGGCGCCGGTCATCCATTATGACCCCGAACACTTCCGCCCGGCGGGCAGCTACGATCTGGTGCTGGCCGACCGCATCATGCACCGGGTGCGCGACAAGGACTTCTTTCTCGACAACGTTGCCGACTGCCTGAAGCCCAAGGGCAGCGCGCTGTTCATGGATTACGTGATCGAGGGAACCCCGGATTCGTGGGATTCCTGGAACGCCTGGAAGGAGGAGGAGCCCACCGACCTGTTCCCCTGGACCACCAAGCGCATGACGGACGAGCTGACCCAGCGCAACCTGGATGTGCGCATCGGCGAGGATCTGACCCAGATCCACCGGGCGCAGGTGCTGGAGCGGGTGCGCCAATTGTCGGAGCGCATCGAGCACATGCCCCCCGACGGGCGCCTGTTCGCCGGGCTGGCCCGCGAGCTGGCCCTGTGGTGGGCGCGGCTGCAGGTGCTGGGGAGGGGGTTGAGCTTCTACCGCTTCGTGGCGCTGAAGCCGGCGTAG
- a CDS encoding protein phosphatase CheZ produces the protein MTQLQKPFMAELQKAKRNGNPYHAVAPDASVPAIAAPLPAATVTVDNQEVLRAIHDLGSRLDRFLSMDAQQIDQIQTEIADISGRIKATKVEMAALRHPLAGEDKFQQASEELTAVVSATEAATNTIMACAEELEEVVQELRASMPEGYQADRVNDMQEVIVRIYEACNFQDLTGQRITKVVRALSFIEERVDAMMGVWNRREFEAMPLPPSVTKKDGDLDLHGPSAEEVPGNISQSDIDALFA, from the coding sequence ATGACGCAGTTGCAAAAGCCTTTCATGGCCGAGCTGCAAAAAGCCAAGCGCAACGGCAACCCGTATCATGCGGTGGCACCCGACGCATCGGTCCCTGCGATCGCCGCTCCGCTGCCGGCCGCCACGGTCACGGTCGATAATCAGGAGGTGCTGCGGGCCATTCACGACCTGGGCAGCCGTCTGGACCGCTTCCTGAGCATGGACGCCCAGCAGATCGACCAGATCCAGACCGAGATCGCCGACATTTCCGGCCGCATCAAGGCCACCAAGGTGGAAATGGCCGCCCTGCGCCATCCGCTGGCCGGTGAAGACAAATTTCAGCAGGCATCGGAAGAATTGACCGCGGTGGTGTCCGCGACGGAAGCCGCGACCAACACCATCATGGCCTGCGCCGAGGAATTGGAAGAAGTCGTGCAGGAACTGCGCGCGTCGATGCCGGAAGGGTATCAGGCCGACCGCGTGAACGACATGCAGGAAGTTATTGTCCGTATCTATGAAGCCTGCAATTTCCAGGATCTGACCGGCCAGCGCATCACAAAGGTGGTCCGCGCCCTGTCCTTCATCGAAGAGCGCGTGGACGCCATGATGGGGGTGTGGAACCGCCGCGAGTTCGAAGCGATGCCGCTGCCGCCGTCGGTCACCAAGAAGGATGGCGACCTGGATTTGCATGGCCCGTCCGCCGAGGAAGTCCCCGGCAACATCAGCCAGTCGGACATCGACGCCCTTTTCGCCTGA
- a CDS encoding aminopeptidase P family protein, with the protein MAAEPVEPAPPPAERLERLRAELRRRSLDGFVVPRADEHQGEYVPARAQRLGWLTGFTGSAGLAVVGPATAALFVDGRYTLQVEAEVDGSLYAFRHLIEDSLSGWVAGAVPRGGRLGYDPWLHPVGWVEKLRTALEREGIDLVPCDGNPVDAVWPGQPPAPLAPVEPHDDALAGMSAGEKRQAVAEALRRDGIGAAILTQPDSIAWLLNIRGGDVPCTPLPLSFAIVDDGGAVDLFIDSRKLPAATRRHLGDGVRVLPPDALEPALDRLGRGGRRVLADPASAAARIFDRLHLAGAHVVRQGDPCALPKACKNPVELDGTRAAHRRDGVAMVRFLRWLDGAAADGTLSESAAADRLLAFRQEGERFRGLSFETISGAGPNGAIVHYRVTPATDRRLEPGCLYLLDSGAQYLDGTTDVTRTIAIGTPTAAMRRHFTLVLKGHIALSQARFPKGTSGSQLDALARMALWQAGLDYDHGTGHGVGSYLSVHEGPQRVAKAPNAVALAPGMILSNEPGYYRTGEYGIRIENLVAVTEPAPVPGGERPMLGFEVLTLVPIDRRLVDAALLSVEETAWLDSYHSRVYAVLAPHLEPGDAAWLLRATIPLAG; encoded by the coding sequence ATGGCGGCGGAGCCGGTGGAGCCCGCGCCCCCGCCCGCCGAACGGCTGGAGCGGCTGCGGGCCGAACTGCGCCGCCGGTCGCTCGACGGCTTCGTGGTGCCCCGCGCCGACGAGCACCAGGGGGAATATGTGCCCGCGCGCGCCCAGCGGCTGGGGTGGCTGACCGGTTTCACCGGGTCCGCCGGTCTGGCGGTGGTGGGGCCGGCCACGGCGGCCCTGTTCGTCGATGGCCGCTACACCTTGCAGGTCGAGGCGGAGGTGGACGGCAGCCTGTACGCGTTTCGCCACCTGATCGAGGATTCGCTGTCCGGCTGGGTGGCCGGGGCGGTGCCCCGCGGCGGACGGCTGGGCTATGACCCGTGGCTGCACCCGGTGGGGTGGGTCGAAAAGCTCCGCACCGCGCTGGAGCGGGAGGGGATCGACCTCGTGCCGTGCGACGGCAACCCGGTGGACGCCGTGTGGCCCGGCCAGCCCCCGGCTCCCCTGGCCCCGGTGGAACCCCACGACGACGCCCTGGCCGGCATGAGCGCCGGTGAGAAGCGGCAGGCGGTGGCCGAGGCGCTGCGCCGCGACGGCATCGGTGCGGCCATCCTGACCCAGCCCGATTCCATCGCGTGGCTGCTGAACATCCGCGGCGGTGACGTGCCGTGCACGCCGCTGCCCCTGTCGTTCGCCATCGTCGATGACGGCGGGGCGGTGGACCTGTTCATCGATTCCCGCAAGCTGCCCGCCGCCACCCGGCGCCATCTGGGGGACGGGGTGCGGGTGCTGCCGCCCGACGCGCTGGAACCGGCGCTGGACCGGCTGGGCCGCGGCGGGCGGCGGGTGCTGGCCGACCCGGCGTCGGCGGCGGCGCGCATCTTCGACCGGCTGCATCTGGCGGGCGCCCACGTGGTGCGCCAGGGCGATCCCTGCGCCCTGCCCAAGGCGTGCAAGAACCCGGTGGAGCTTGACGGCACGCGGGCGGCCCACCGCCGCGACGGGGTGGCCATGGTCCGTTTCCTGCGCTGGCTGGACGGGGCGGCGGCGGACGGCACCCTGAGCGAATCCGCGGCGGCCGACCGGCTGCTGGCCTTCCGGCAGGAGGGGGAACGGTTCCGCGGCCTGAGCTTCGAGACCATTTCCGGCGCCGGCCCCAACGGCGCCATCGTCCATTACCGCGTGACCCCGGCCACCGACCGCCGGCTGGAGCCGGGCTGCCTCTACCTGCTCGACAGCGGGGCGCAGTACCTGGACGGCACCACCGACGTCACCCGCACCATCGCCATCGGCACCCCCACGGCGGCCATGCGCCGCCACTTTACCCTGGTGCTGAAGGGGCACATCGCCCTGTCGCAGGCCCGCTTCCCCAAGGGCACCAGCGGGTCGCAGCTCGACGCGCTGGCGCGCATGGCGCTGTGGCAGGCGGGGCTGGATTACGACCACGGCACCGGCCACGGCGTCGGCAGCTATCTGTCGGTGCACGAGGGGCCGCAGCGGGTGGCCAAGGCCCCCAACGCGGTGGCGCTGGCGCCGGGCATGATCCTGTCCAACGAACCGGGCTATTACCGCACGGGGGAATACGGCATCCGCATCGAGAATCTGGTGGCGGTGACCGAGCCGGCCCCGGTGCCCGGCGGCGAGCGTCCCATGCTGGGGTTCGAGGTGCTGACCCTGGTCCCCATCGACCGCCGGCTGGTGGACGCGGCGCTGCTGAGCGTGGAGGAGACCGCGTGGCTCGATTCTTACCACAGCCGGGTTTACGCCGTCCTGGCCCCGCACCTGGAACCCGGCGATGCCGCATGGTTGCTTCGTGCGACAATCCCGCTGGCGGGGTAA
- the mtnA gene encoding S-methyl-5-thioribose-1-phosphate isomerase, with product MKINGVPYRTIWPAADGRAVEIIDQTRLPHAFAVVSLHTLADAAYAIRAMLVRGAPLIGATAAYGMALAMAEDASDAALDDAYDRLLETRPTAVNLRWALERMRAHLAPLPPSSRVGAAYAEAAAVADEDVAINRAIGEHGARLIQAIAARKPGQVVNVLTHCNAGWLATVDWGTALAPVYVAAEQGVPLHVWVDETRPRNQGASLTAWELNSHGIPHTVVVDNVGGHLMQHGQVDLCIVGTDRTTATGDVCNKIGTYLKALAAHDNGVPFYVGLPSPTIDWRISDGVREIPIEERDAAEVTDMTGRTADGRIETVRITPAGSGAVNYGFDVTPARLVTGLITERGVCPANRDGLLGLFPERR from the coding sequence ATGAAAATCAATGGCGTGCCTTATCGCACCATCTGGCCGGCCGCCGATGGGCGCGCGGTGGAGATCATCGACCAGACCCGGCTTCCCCACGCCTTTGCCGTGGTGTCGCTGCACACCTTGGCCGACGCGGCCTATGCCATCCGCGCCATGCTGGTGCGCGGCGCCCCGCTGATCGGCGCCACCGCCGCCTATGGCATGGCGCTGGCGATGGCCGAGGACGCCTCCGATGCCGCGCTGGACGACGCCTATGACCGCCTGCTGGAAACCCGCCCCACCGCGGTCAACCTGCGCTGGGCGCTGGAGCGGATGCGCGCCCATCTGGCCCCGCTGCCGCCCTCGTCGCGGGTGGGGGCCGCCTATGCCGAAGCGGCGGCGGTGGCGGATGAGGACGTGGCCATCAACCGCGCCATCGGCGAGCACGGCGCCCGCCTGATCCAGGCCATCGCCGCGCGCAAGCCGGGGCAGGTGGTCAACGTGCTGACCCACTGCAACGCCGGCTGGCTGGCGACGGTGGATTGGGGAACGGCGCTGGCCCCGGTCTATGTGGCGGCGGAGCAGGGCGTTCCCCTGCACGTGTGGGTCGATGAAACCCGCCCGCGCAACCAGGGGGCCAGCCTGACCGCGTGGGAACTGAACAGCCACGGCATCCCCCACACGGTGGTCGTGGACAATGTGGGCGGCCACCTGATGCAGCACGGACAGGTGGACCTGTGCATCGTCGGCACCGACCGCACCACGGCCACCGGCGACGTGTGCAACAAGATCGGGACGTACCTGAAGGCGCTGGCGGCGCACGACAACGGTGTGCCGTTCTATGTCGGCCTGCCGTCGCCGACCATCGACTGGCGCATCAGCGACGGCGTGCGCGAGATCCCCATCGAGGAGCGCGACGCGGCGGAGGTCACCGACATGACCGGCCGCACCGCCGACGGCCGCATCGAAACGGTGCGCATCACGCCCGCGGGCAGCGGGGCGGTCAACTATGGCTTCGACGTGACCCCCGCGCGGCTGGTCACCGGGCTGATCACCGAACGTGGCGTCTGCCCGGCCAACCGCGACGGGCTGCTGGGGCTGTTTCCCGAGCGGCGCTGA
- a CDS encoding NUDIX domain-containing protein — protein sequence MPTSKTGNPWTVLLSKPVYENPWISVTEHDVLNPAGKPGIYGVVHMKHVATGILPIDETGHTLLVGQYRFALKAYSWEIPEGGGKMGVDPLESAQRELAEETGLTARQWHALATLHLSNSVTDEVAYGFLAWDLEEGIAAPEETEELQIRRVPFAEAFAMAMDGRITDAMAVTLILKARLMAQAGALPKEVARFLKG from the coding sequence GTGCCGACATCCAAGACCGGCAACCCCTGGACCGTCCTGCTCAGCAAGCCGGTGTACGAGAATCCGTGGATCAGCGTGACGGAACACGACGTGCTGAACCCGGCGGGCAAGCCCGGCATCTATGGCGTGGTCCACATGAAGCATGTGGCCACCGGCATCCTGCCCATCGACGAGACCGGGCACACGCTGCTGGTGGGGCAATACCGCTTCGCGCTCAAGGCCTATAGCTGGGAGATCCCCGAAGGCGGCGGAAAGATGGGCGTCGATCCGCTGGAATCGGCCCAGCGCGAACTGGCGGAGGAGACCGGGCTGACCGCCCGTCAATGGCATGCGCTGGCCACGCTGCACCTGTCCAACAGCGTGACGGACGAGGTGGCCTACGGCTTCCTGGCCTGGGATCTGGAAGAGGGAATCGCCGCCCCGGAAGAGACGGAGGAGCTGCAGATCCGCCGCGTGCCCTTCGCCGAGGCGTTCGCCATGGCGATGGACGGGCGCATCACCGACGCCATGGCCGTCACCCTGATCCTCAAGGCCCGCCTGATGGCCCAGGCGGGCGCCCTGCCCAAAGAGGTCGCCCGCTTCCTGAAGGGGTGA
- a CDS encoding chemotaxis response regulator CheY has translation MKILVVDDYATMRRIVRNLLTQIGYTDIDEAGDGVGALQKLRENKFGLVISDWNMEPMTGLQLLKEIRADAKLASTPFIMVTAESKTENVIAAKQAGVNNYIVKPFNAETLKQKIQSVLGTG, from the coding sequence ATGAAGATTCTTGTCGTCGATGACTACGCCACCATGCGGCGCATCGTGCGCAACCTGCTGACCCAGATCGGATACACCGATATCGACGAGGCGGGTGATGGCGTCGGCGCGCTCCAGAAGCTGCGGGAGAACAAGTTCGGTCTGGTGATCTCCGACTGGAACATGGAGCCGATGACCGGTCTCCAGCTGCTGAAGGAAATCCGTGCGGATGCCAAGCTGGCGTCCACGCCCTTCATCATGGTCACGGCCGAAAGCAAGACGGAAAACGTGATCGCCGCCAAGCAGGCCGGCGTGAACAACTACATCGTCAAGCCGTTCAACGCCGAAACCCTGAAGCAGAAGATCCAGTCCGTGCTGGGCACCGGCTGA
- a CDS encoding sensor histidine kinase, with product MPLRTLRSRLFYRLPGGVLILLACSVALVVTVALLGLVVWRDREQTLAAARMAADTGNRLLAERTARMLMAGDGIILRLTAPPDGIPPLAAPVEAVWMADTAGRALSGTIIPAATDSPALMAAVQAAGGMPVVRRAAVTLAGVEPPLILARPLADAGGTIQGYAAVALTGGAVDAALRPPPAVPGTAVLTGLGGAVLARVPTTSAAPPETGSIQTDSRDIPGYPLAVRLSVDGDAALTAWRARLAEYTAYGAGTILMTVAIGLLALHRARREREAEDALQQAYDSLGERVDRRTAELTEANARLEHALADKEILLKEVQHRVKNNLQVICSLLRLQAGRLDGSIRDIFDESLRRIQSMSLVHELLYRSEEPARIDLADYLEHLCARLQRSFGPSAVRLTVEAQSWTVDVDRAMPLAMIASELVSNALRHAHPGGGEGLIQVTLAPPGPDGGVVLQVEDDGVGLPPHVGIAAGSGRATMASQEKGLGLILVQSLVAQAGATLHIAREDGTRFTVRVPPAAAARAA from the coding sequence ATGCCGCTGCGCACCTTGCGTTCCCGCCTGTTCTACCGTCTGCCGGGCGGGGTGCTGATCCTGCTGGCCTGCTCCGTGGCCCTGGTGGTCACCGTCGCCCTTCTGGGGCTGGTGGTGTGGCGGGACCGGGAACAGACGCTGGCCGCCGCCCGGATGGCCGCCGACACCGGCAACCGCCTGCTGGCCGAACGCACCGCCCGCATGCTGATGGCCGGCGACGGCATCATCCTGCGCCTGACCGCCCCGCCCGACGGCATCCCGCCGCTGGCCGCTCCGGTGGAAGCGGTGTGGATGGCCGACACCGCGGGCCGGGCGCTGTCGGGAACCATCATCCCCGCCGCGACGGATTCGCCGGCCCTGATGGCGGCGGTGCAGGCGGCCGGGGGGATGCCGGTGGTCCGCCGCGCGGCGGTGACCCTTGCCGGGGTCGAGCCGCCGCTGATACTCGCCCGCCCGCTGGCCGATGCCGGCGGCACCATCCAGGGCTATGCCGCCGTCGCCCTGACCGGGGGGGCGGTGGACGCCGCCCTGCGCCCGCCTCCGGCGGTGCCGGGCACGGCGGTGCTGACCGGCCTGGGGGGGGCGGTGCTGGCACGGGTTCCCACCACCTCCGCCGCTCCTCCCGAGACCGGCTCGATCCAAACCGACAGCCGCGACATTCCGGGCTACCCGCTGGCGGTGCGGCTGAGCGTGGACGGCGATGCGGCCCTGACCGCGTGGCGGGCGCGGCTGGCGGAATACACCGCCTATGGCGCCGGAACCATCCTGATGACCGTTGCGATCGGCCTGCTGGCACTGCACCGCGCCCGCCGGGAGCGGGAAGCGGAAGACGCCCTTCAGCAGGCCTATGATTCCCTGGGCGAGCGGGTGGACCGGCGGACGGCGGAACTGACCGAGGCCAATGCCCGGCTGGAGCACGCCCTGGCCGACAAGGAGATCCTGCTGAAAGAGGTGCAGCACCGGGTGAAGAACAATCTTCAGGTCATCTGCAGCCTGTTGCGGCTGCAGGCCGGGCGGCTGGACGGGTCCATCCGCGACATCTTCGACGAAAGCCTGCGCCGCATCCAATCCATGAGCCTGGTGCATGAGTTGCTCTACCGTTCCGAAGAACCGGCGCGCATCGACCTTGCCGATTACCTGGAGCACCTGTGCGCGCGGCTTCAGCGCTCCTTCGGTCCCAGCGCGGTGCGCCTGACGGTGGAGGCGCAATCCTGGACCGTGGACGTGGACCGGGCCATGCCGCTGGCCATGATCGCCAGCGAACTGGTGTCCAACGCCCTGCGCCACGCCCACCCCGGCGGCGGCGAGGGGCTGATCCAGGTCACGCTCGCCCCGCCGGGGCCGGACGGCGGCGTGGTCTTGCAGGTGGAGGACGATGGGGTCGGCCTGCCCCCCCACGTCGGCATCGCCGCCGGCAGCGGGCGGGCCACGATGGCGTCACAGGAAAAGGGGCTGGGTCTGATTCTGGTGCAGTCGCTGGTGGCTCAGGCCGGGGCCACCCTGCACATCGCGCGGGAGGACGGAACCCGCTTCACCGTCCGGGTTCCGCCCGCGGCGGCGGCCCGCGCCGCCTGA
- a CDS encoding protein phosphatase CheZ, translated as MEQLPQLTEEEFEQIEEAVARTAKGRAFLRRYHRRAMGAASEEIRGMLQDFRRSWDQNAQAAETVKRVEVLRRELMEMAASIERARREVAALRPPDTSNNKIVTATSELDAIVTSTERASFEILNAAERLMDLSSRLRADGAASDLCSDIESEVTNIFTACSFQDLTGQRTSKVINALRYIEQRVNAMIGIWGDDGLRGLDVQDEITDHRPDAHLLNGPQMEGKGVSQADVDSLFDSPAPMAAPAPAPVVMAAPPPPPPPAALVQSSQADIDSLFDSPAPAAPTPAPAAKASQADIDSLFDSPAPAAPAPAPAAKASQADIDSLFDGPVTTSPVTTSPVTGSGPKLGAKPLPKLGPKPGGAKPAAAAAAAAAPPKPPPPKPPPPAAVPKPEEDDGTPALDQSAIDALFG; from the coding sequence GTGGAGCAACTGCCGCAATTGACCGAGGAGGAGTTCGAGCAGATCGAAGAAGCGGTCGCTCGAACCGCCAAGGGCCGTGCGTTCCTGCGCCGTTACCATCGGCGGGCTATGGGAGCTGCGTCGGAGGAAATCCGCGGCATGCTGCAGGATTTCCGCCGTTCGTGGGATCAGAACGCACAGGCGGCAGAGACCGTGAAGCGGGTGGAGGTGCTCCGCCGCGAACTGATGGAGATGGCCGCCTCCATCGAACGGGCACGGCGCGAGGTTGCGGCCCTGCGCCCCCCCGACACGTCCAACAACAAGATCGTGACGGCGACCAGCGAACTGGACGCCATCGTCACATCGACCGAGCGGGCCTCGTTCGAAATTCTCAACGCCGCCGAGCGGCTGATGGATCTGTCGTCGCGCCTGCGCGCCGACGGGGCCGCATCCGACCTGTGCAGCGATATCGAATCGGAAGTCACCAACATCTTCACCGCCTGCTCGTTCCAGGATCTGACCGGGCAGCGCACCAGCAAGGTCATCAACGCGTTGCGCTACATCGAGCAGCGCGTCAACGCCATGATCGGCATCTGGGGCGACGACGGGCTGAGGGGGTTGGACGTTCAGGACGAGATCACCGATCATCGCCCCGACGCCCATCTGCTGAACGGGCCGCAGATGGAAGGCAAGGGCGTCAGCCAGGCCGATGTGGACAGCCTGTTCGACAGCCCGGCCCCCATGGCCGCGCCGGCCCCGGCTCCGGTGGTCATGGCGGCCCCGCCGCCACCGCCGCCGCCCGCGGCGCTGGTGCAGAGCAGCCAGGCCGACATCGACAGCCTGTTCGACAGCCCGGCGCCCGCCGCGCCGACCCCCGCCCCGGCGGCCAAGGCCAGCCAGGCCGACATCGACAGCCTGTTCGACAGCCCGGCGCCCGCCGCGCCGGCTCCCGCCCCGGCGGCCAAGGCCAGTCAGGCCGACATCGACAGCCTGTTCGACGGGCCGGTCACCACGTCGCCGGTCACCACGTCGCCGGTGACCGGATCGGGGCCCAAGCTGGGGGCCAAGCCGCTGCCCAAGCTGGGGCCCAAGCCGGGGGGGGCCAAGCCGGCCGCCGCTGCCGCCGCTGCCGCCGCCCCGCCCAAACCGCCGCCGCCCAAGCCCCCGCCCCCGGCGGCCGTGCCGAAGCCGGAGGAGGACGATGGAACCCCGGCCCTCGACCAGTCGGCCATCGACGCCCTGTTCGGCTGA
- a CDS encoding ABC transporter substrate-binding protein: MGGRRVRALNAVAAAVAWATVAWATVAWATVAWAAVTLWGGSVQADTPGGPVQFIPHLVYRTGPYAPTGIPLADGMADYFTLINARDGGVGGVRLAFEECDTAYSTDRGIACYEALKAKGPTGAAVVLPLSTGITYALIERTRADRIPLFSSGYGRADAGDGRVFPYVFTLPASYWTGADAAVTHIARGLGGTAALKGRRIALVHHDSAFGREPIPLLEELSARYGFVFESFPVAPPGLEQKAVWLQVARQFRADDVLLWGWGVLNSAALKEAAAVGFPADRIIGVWWAGSEQDVLPAGDAARGYKALAFHATGDRFPAIDAIRRHVVERGRAAGDGSHVGSVLYNRGLYNAVVVVEAIRTAQRRFGARPLTGEEVRWGFESLNLTAETIRSLGLEGFMAPLRITCTDHEGMTPIRIQQWTGSAWVPASDWIEPDRALIRTLVERSAAVYAADKRIVPRSCP, from the coding sequence ATGGGCGGACGCCGCGTGCGTGCGCTGAACGCGGTTGCCGCCGCCGTGGCATGGGCAACCGTGGCATGGGCAACCGTGGCATGGGCAACCGTGGCATGGGCAGCCGTCACCCTTTGGGGGGGAAGCGTGCAAGCCGACACGCCCGGCGGGCCGGTTCAGTTCATTCCCCATCTGGTCTACCGCACCGGCCCCTACGCGCCCACCGGCATTCCGCTGGCCGACGGCATGGCCGATTACTTCACCCTGATCAACGCCCGCGACGGCGGCGTCGGCGGCGTGCGTCTGGCGTTCGAGGAATGCGACACCGCCTACAGCACCGACCGCGGCATCGCGTGCTACGAGGCGCTGAAGGCCAAGGGGCCGACCGGGGCGGCGGTGGTGCTGCCGCTGTCCACCGGCATCACCTATGCCCTGATCGAACGGACGCGGGCCGACCGCATTCCGCTGTTCTCGTCGGGGTACGGGCGGGCCGACGCCGGGGACGGGCGGGTCTTTCCCTATGTCTTCACCCTGCCCGCCAGCTATTGGACCGGGGCCGACGCCGCCGTCACCCACATCGCCCGGGGGCTGGGCGGCACCGCGGCGCTGAAGGGGCGGCGCATCGCGCTGGTTCACCACGACAGCGCCTTCGGCCGCGAGCCGATCCCCCTGCTGGAGGAGCTGAGCGCCCGCTACGGCTTTGTTTTCGAGAGCTTCCCCGTCGCCCCGCCGGGGCTGGAGCAAAAGGCGGTGTGGCTGCAGGTGGCCCGCCAGTTCCGCGCCGACGACGTGCTGCTGTGGGGCTGGGGCGTGCTGAACAGCGCGGCGCTGAAGGAGGCGGCGGCGGTGGGCTTCCCCGCCGACCGCATCATCGGCGTGTGGTGGGCCGGGTCGGAACAGGACGTGCTGCCGGCGGGCGATGCGGCGCGGGGGTACAAGGCGCTGGCCTTTCACGCCACCGGCGACCGTTTTCCGGCCATCGACGCCATCCGCCGCCATGTGGTGGAGCGCGGGCGGGCGGCGGGCGACGGCAGCCACGTGGGAAGCGTTCTCTACAACCGCGGCCTCTACAACGCCGTGGTGGTGGTGGAGGCGATCCGCACCGCCCAGCGCCGTTTCGGCGCCCGCCCCCTGACGGGGGAGGAGGTGCGGTGGGGCTTCGAATCCCTGAACCTGACGGCGGAGACCATCCGATCCCTGGGGCTGGAGGGGTTCATGGCGCCGTTGCGCATCACCTGCACCGACCACGAGGGGATGACCCCGATTCGCATCCAGCAATGGACCGGCAGCGCGTGGGTTCCCGCCTCGGACTGGATCGAACCGGACCGCGCGCTGATCCGCACCCTGGTGGAAAGGTCCGCCGCCGTCTATGCCGCCGACAAGAGGATCGTTCCCCGCTCCTGTCCCTGA
- a CDS encoding 3'-5' exonuclease family protein, which produces MLSDLKARLKGQHLTDPDYAFLLSDEPADEAVVIQCEATSFDAAKADLRTVAAVRVRGNRILTSQHIQESFWPTEPAEPALGRVLHFIGSRPLVGFVVDFSGGLLDRYVQPMIGIPLPNRRIDVSELYYSSRTKVPGKNAVDLRLDSILGALALPERSSEGAYGTAVAVAMAYVRLRALSGA; this is translated from the coding sequence ATGCTGAGCGATCTGAAGGCGCGGCTGAAGGGCCAGCACCTGACCGACCCCGACTATGCCTTCCTGCTGTCCGACGAGCCGGCGGACGAGGCCGTCGTCATCCAATGCGAGGCCACGTCCTTCGACGCGGCCAAGGCGGATTTGCGGACGGTCGCGGCGGTGCGGGTGCGCGGCAACCGCATCCTGACCAGCCAGCACATCCAGGAAAGCTTCTGGCCCACCGAACCGGCGGAACCGGCGCTGGGCCGGGTGCTGCATTTCATCGGCAGCCGCCCGCTGGTGGGGTTCGTGGTGGATTTCTCCGGCGGCCTGCTGGACCGCTATGTCCAGCCGATGATCGGCATCCCGCTGCCCAACCGCCGCATCGACGTGTCGGAGCTGTACTACAGCAGCCGCACCAAGGTGCCGGGCAAGAACGCCGTGGATCTGCGGCTCGATTCGATCCTGGGCGCTCTGGCGCTGCCGGAACGGAGTTCCGAGGGCGCCTATGGCACGGCGGTGGCGGTGGCCATGGCCTATGTCCGCCTGCGGGCGTTGAGCGGCGCCTGA